A genomic window from Gossypium hirsutum isolate 1008001.06 chromosome D10, Gossypium_hirsutum_v2.1, whole genome shotgun sequence includes:
- the LOC107940941 gene encoding transcription factor bHLH112: protein MAEEFQAAICGGGGGTWWNIPTKTMFSGCNSPLYSTTIADMGSFGWGNDMVATDDIIIKPRSCYNSDNSGTNNNSSILIDSTLGFGLSSSDNWNQSLLRSNNQEFPMDSTYECPSTLLFDTDPQQQSVFNNNNQSINYMSCSSLSSSPSWPKLAPPLTTKQQQQPPVGTGTLQFSNNTSFWNASATGNILPSLYEEKPNCPTLTTKTNIEEVRKNSNSKKASNETPLKRPRLETPSPLPTFKVRKEKLGDRITALQQLVSPFGKTDTASVLHEAIEYIKFLHDQVNVLSTPYMKQAAASIQQSTDKLKDHQEGPKQDLRSRGLCLVPVSSTFPVANETPADFWTPTFGGTFR, encoded by the exons aTGGCAGAAGAATTTCAAGCAGCTATTtgtggaggaggaggaggaacatGGTGGAATATTCCgacgaaaaccatgttttcaggCTGTAATTCTCCGTTGTATTCGACGACAATTGCTGATATGGGTAGCTTCGGGTGGGGCAATGATATGGTAGCCACCGATGATATCATCATCAAGCCAAGGTCTTGTTACAATTCAGACAATAGTGGTACCAACAACAACAGCAGTATTTTGATCGATTCCACTTTGGGTTTTGGTCTTTCATCATCGGATAATTGGAACCAATCCTTGCT CCGGAGTAATAATCAAGAGTTTCCAATGGATTCAACATATGAATGCCCTTCAACACTGTTATTCGACACTGACCCACAACAACAATCCGTTTTTAACAACAACAATCAGTCAATTAACTATATGTCTTGTTCTTCTTTATCATCATCACCTTCTTGGCCAAAACTAGCTCCACCATTGACGACAAAGCAGCAGCAACAACCACCTGTAGGTACTGGTACCTTACAATTCTCCAACAATACATCCTTTTGGAACGCATCTGCAACTGGCAACATATTACCTTCGTTGTATGAAGAGAAACCTAATTGTCCCACCTTGACTACAAAG ACTAATATCGAAGAAGTTCGGAAAAATTCGAATTCGAAGAAAGCAAGTAATGAAACTCCACTCAAGAGGCCAAGACTTGAAACCCCATCTCCATTACCAACTTTTAAG GTTCGAAAGGAAAAGCTAGGGGACCGAATCACTGCCCTCCAGCAATTGGTTTCACCTTTTGGAAAG ACTGATACTGCCTCAGTTCTACATGAAGCCATTGAATACATCAAGTTCCTCCATGATCAAGTCAAT GTTTTAAGTACTCCATACATGAAACAAGCAGCAGCTTCCATACAACAG AGTACTGATAAGTTGAAAGATCACCAAGAAGGTCCAAAACAAGACCTAAGAAGTCGTGGGCTATGTTTAGTGCCTGTTTCCAGCACATTCCCAGTTGCCAATGAAACACCAGCTGATTTTTGGACGCCAACGTTTGGTGGAACTTTCAGGTAG